The Triticum dicoccoides isolate Atlit2015 ecotype Zavitan chromosome 6A, WEW_v2.0, whole genome shotgun sequence genome has a window encoding:
- the LOC119318817 gene encoding microtubule-associated protein futsch-like, whose amino-acid sequence MANRKNVMAMLFLTTIVAVAATRPAETYGVAEENTLKMATPSRKGVDATLAATRVVAAEKSIKKAESATTPEEAAAAKQDGAKSASAALKYNAISQQANGKGSSTSLGRKEAANTLAAAHYAATEKSIKKAEAAKTPAKVVAAKRDAAKSVDDALKYGAISRKAAGISSSTSPNRKEGTTDAAKMFTKKAETATTPEEAAAAKQAAAKSTAAASKYGVISQQVAGTSSSTSPSRKEAAGTLADARIAAAEKSIKKAETATRPEEATSAKKDAAKSEADAMKYGAISRQAAGKNGA is encoded by the coding sequence ATGGCCAACAGAAAGAATGTCATGGCCATGTTATTTCTCACCACCATTGTGGCGGTGGCGGCCACAAGGCCAGCCGAGACCTATGGCGTTGCGGAGGAGAACACATTGAAGATGGCTACCCCCAGCAGGAAAGGGGTTGACGCTACCTTAGCAGCTACACGTGTTGTTGCCGCCGAGAAGTCCATCAAGAAGGCTGAAAGCGCCACCACACCAGAAGAGGCCGCGGCTGCCAAGCAAGATGGAGCAAAATCTGCTTCTGCTGCATTAAAGTACAATGCCATCTCTCAGCAGGCAAATGGTAAAGGTTCTTCTACCTCCCTAGGCAGGAAAGAAGCAGCCAATACTTTAGCCGCCGCACACTATGCCGCCACCGAGAAGTCCATCAAGAAGGCCGAAGCCGCCAAGACACCTGCAAAGGTCGTGGCTGCCAAGCGAGACGCAGCAAAGTCTGTTGACGATGCATTAAAGTATGGTGCCATCTCTCGGAAAGCAGCCGGTATAAGTTCTTCTACCTCCCCCAATAGGAAAGAAGGCACCACTGATGCTGCTAAGATGTTCACCAAGAAGGCTGAAACCGCTACCACACCTGAAGAGGCCGCGGCTGCCAAGCAAGCTGCAGCCAAGTCTACCGCTGCTGCATCAAAGTATGGTGTCATTTCTCAGCAAGTAGCTGGTACAAGTTCTTCTACCTCCCCTAGCAGGAAAGAAGCTGCCGGTACCTTGGCAGATGCTCGCATAGCTGCTGCCGAGAAGTCCATCAAGAAGGCTGAAACCGCCACAAGACCTGAAGAGGCAACATCCGCTAAGAAGGATGCCGCGAAATCCGAGGCTGATGCAATGAAGTACGGGGCCATCTCTCGGCAGGCCGCCGGCAAAAATGGTGCCTAA